The sequence below is a genomic window from Streptomyces sp. V1I1.
GGAGCCAGGGCCACTGTCTACGGCTATCCGCGCCAGGGCCCCGACCGGGAACTGAAGAAGGCCATCGAGGGCTACTGGAAGGGCCGTGTCGGAGCCGACGCCCTCCGGGAGACAGCCGCTCAACTGCGCCGCGGCAACTGGCAGCAGCTCGCCGACGCCGGCATCCATGAAGTGCCCACCGGCGACTTCTCGTACTACGACCATGTCCTGGACACCAGCGTCATGGTCGGCGCCATTCCCGCGCGCCACCGTGCGGCCGTCGAGGCCGACACGCTCGACGGCTACTTCGCCATGGCCCGCGGGACCCAGGACGTCGCGCCTCTGGAAATGACCAAGTGGTTCGACACCAACTACCACTACCTCGTGCCCGAACTCGGCCCCGACACCGCCTTCACCGCCGACTCCGCCAAGCAGGTCGCCGAGCTGAAGGAGGCGCTCGCGCTCGGTCTCACCGCCCGTCCGGTGCTCGTCGGACCCATCACCTATCTGCTGCTCGCCAAGCCCGCGCCGGGCGTCCTCGCAGACTTCGAACCGCTCACCCTCCTCGATCGGCTGCTTCCGGTGTACGCCGAAGTGCTCTTCGACCTGCGGGCCGCGGGCGCGCAGTGGGTGCAGCTCGACGAGCCGGCCCTGGTCCAGGACCAGCCACGGTCCGTGCTGAATGCCGCGGCCCGCGCCTACCGGGAGCTGGGCAGGCTCACCGACCGGCCCCAACTCCTGGTCGCCTCCTACTTCGAGCGGCTCGGCGACGCCCTCCCCGTGCTGGCCATGGCGCCGATCGACGGACTCGCCCTCGACTTCACCGGGCCTGCCGCCGCCAACCTCGGCGACCTCGCTGCAGTGGGCGGCCTGCCCGGCAAGCGGCTCGTCGCCGGAGTCGTCGACGGCCGCAACGTATGGATCAACGACCTCGGGAAGTCGACCGCCACACTCGCCACCCTGCTGGGGTTCGCCGACCGGGTGGATGTGGCGGCGTCCTGCTCCCTGCTGCACGTGCCCCTCGACGCTGCCGCGGAACGGGACGTGGACACGCAGGTCGCGCGCTGGCTGGCCTTCGCTCGCCAGAAGACGGCCGAGGTGGTCACCCTGGCCCGCGGACTGACCGAGGGGGCCGGCAGCATCGCCGCCCAACTCGCCGCCAACCGGGCCGACCTGCACTCCCGCGCCACCTCCGCGCTCACCCACGATCCCGCCGTACGGGCCCGCTGCGCGGCCGTCTCCGAGGCCGACGCCCGGCGCAGCCTCCGGTACACCGAGCGTGCGGTCGCCCAGCGCTCGCGCCTGGGCCTGCCCCTCCTTCCCACGACCACGATCGGTTCGTTCCCGCAGACCAGCGAGTTGCGCACCGCGCGGGCAGACCTGAGGTCCGGACGCATCGACGCCGAGGGGTACGAGAAGCGGATCGAGGCCGAGATCCGCGAGGTCATCTCCTTCCAGGAGAAGACCGGCATCGACGTCCTCGTACACGGCGAGCCCGAACGCAATGACATGGTGCAGTACTTCGCCGAGCAGCTGAGCGGCTACCTCGCCACCAGGCACGGCTGGGTCCAGTCGTACGGCACCCGCTATGTCCGGCCGCCGATCCTGGCCGGCGACATCTCCCGGCCCGACCCGATGACCGTCCGCTGGACCCGGTACGCCCAGTCGCTGACCAGCCGTCCCGTCAAGGGCATGCTCACCGGGCCCGTCACCATGCTCGCCTGGTCCTTCGTCCGCGACGACCAGCCGCTCGCCGACACCGCACGACAG
It includes:
- the metE gene encoding 5-methyltetrahydropteroyltriglutamate--homocysteine S-methyltransferase; amino-acid sequence: MTSTSSAAGARATVYGYPRQGPDRELKKAIEGYWKGRVGADALRETAAQLRRGNWQQLADAGIHEVPTGDFSYYDHVLDTSVMVGAIPARHRAAVEADTLDGYFAMARGTQDVAPLEMTKWFDTNYHYLVPELGPDTAFTADSAKQVAELKEALALGLTARPVLVGPITYLLLAKPAPGVLADFEPLTLLDRLLPVYAEVLFDLRAAGAQWVQLDEPALVQDQPRSVLNAAARAYRELGRLTDRPQLLVASYFERLGDALPVLAMAPIDGLALDFTGPAAANLGDLAAVGGLPGKRLVAGVVDGRNVWINDLGKSTATLATLLGFADRVDVAASCSLLHVPLDAAAERDVDTQVARWLAFARQKTAEVVTLARGLTEGAGSIAAQLAANRADLHSRATSALTHDPAVRARCAAVSEADARRSLRYTERAVAQRSRLGLPLLPTTTIGSFPQTSELRTARADLRSGRIDAEGYEKRIEAEIREVISFQEKTGIDVLVHGEPERNDMVQYFAEQLSGYLATRHGWVQSYGTRYVRPPILAGDISRPDPMTVRWTRYAQSLTSRPVKGMLTGPVTMLAWSFVRDDQPLADTARQVALALRDEVIDLEAAGSSVIQVDEPALRETLPLRRAGHEAYLAWATQAFRLTTGGVRPDTQIHTHMCYAEFGDILRAIDDLDADVISLEAARSHMQVADELARTSYPREVGPGVYDIHSPRVPSTEEATALLRKGLDAIPAERLWVNPDCGLKTRGWPEVRTSLEHLVAAAREVRSGLPL